A window of the Paralichthys olivaceus isolate ysfri-2021 chromosome 5, ASM2471397v2, whole genome shotgun sequence genome harbors these coding sequences:
- the ddx42 gene encoding ATP-dependent RNA helicase DDX42 isoform X2 yields MAENPTAGLTLEEEEENIDYDSDGNPIAPATKKIILPLPPIDHSEIDYPPFEKNFYNEHEELINLTGIQVLELRQKLNLRVSGAAPPKPSTSFAHFTFDEQLMHQIRKSEYTQPTPIQCQGVPIALSGRDMIGIAKTGSGKTAAFIWPMLVHIMDQKELEAGEGPIAVIVCPTRELCQQIHAECKRFGKAYSLRSVAVYGGGSMWEQAKALQEGAEIVVCTPGRLIDHVKKKATSLQRVTYLVFDEADRMFDMGFEYQVRSIASHVRPDRQTLLFSATFRKKIERLARDILIDPIRVVQGDIGEANEDVTQVVEMLPSGTDKWAWLIRRLVEFTSSGSVLIFVTKKANCEELATNLTQEGYSIGLLHGDMDQSERNKVISDFKKKNLPVLVATDVAARGLDIPSIRTVVNYDVARDIDTHTHRIGRTGRAGEKGVAYTLLTNKDTTFAGDLVRNLEGANQSVSKELMDLAMQNPWFRKSRFKGGKGKRPNIGGGGLGYRERPGLGAESSERSSSSSSLLSSASSFEGYSKPATGAMGDRMSAMKQAFQAQYKSHFVAASSGPPKLSTKSNSSSCWTSAGSLSSVPTEAANGSERSHCATLSMSNFTSAGTLSSVPTSQTSSQHSFPQPLPPPPPPPPSQRDGSRDRHSEDRGRHGDSHHRHSDRSDRHSGDDRHSDRDRHGDRDRDRYGDRDRHSSSRHSDSRNGDGSRRERDERRSDRDGGDRGSGEGRDREDDSFAVPEPPKRRKSRWDN; encoded by the exons ATGGCAGAGAATCCCACAGCCGGCCTGAccctggaggaagaggaggaaaacattGATTATGACAGTGACGGGAACCCAATTGCCCCTGCCACCAAGAAAATCATCTTGCCCCTTCCTCCTATTGACCACTCTGAG ATTGATTATCCACCATTTGAGAAAAACTTCTACAATGAGCACGAGGAGCTAATCAACCTGACTGGAATTCAAGTGTTGGAACTAAGGCAGAAACTGAACTTGCGA GTATCTGGTGCTGCCCCTCCAAAACCTTCCACCAGCTTCGCCCACTTCACCTTTGATGAGCAGCTAATGCACCAAATCCGCAAGTCTGAGTACACTCAGCCCACACCAATTCAGTGCCAG GGTGTGCCTATAGCTCTGTCTGGACGTGACATGATTGGTATTGCAAAAACTGGCAGTGGTAAAACTGCAGCTTTTATATGGCCAATGCTGGTTCATATCATGGACCAGAAGGAGTTGGAAGCAGGAGAAGGGCCCATCGCAGTTATCGTGTGTCCCACCAGAGAACTTTGTCAGCAG ATCCATGCAGAATGTAAACGCTTTGGAAAAGCCTACTCATTGCGTTCTGTGGCAGTTTATGGAGGAGGAAGCATGTGGGAGCAAGCCAAAGCTCTGCAGGAGGGGGCAGAGATCGTGGTGTGCACTCCG ggTCGTCTCATTGACCATGTAAAAAAGAAGGCCACGTCCCTGCAGAGAGTGACCTACCTGGTGTTTGATGAGGCTGATCGCATGTTTGATATGGGCTTTG AATATCAGGTTAGGTCTATCGCTAGCCATGTCCGCCCTGACAGACAGA CTCTTTTGTTCAGTGCTACTTTTCGAAAGAAGATTGAAAGGCTGGCCAGAGATATCTTGATAGATCCTATCCGTGTGGTGCAGGGAGACATCGGAGAG GCAAATGAGGATGTGACCCAGGTCGTTGAGATGCTGCCCAGCGGGACAGATAAATGGGCCTGGCTGATCCGGCGGCTCGTCGAGTTTACCTCGTCCGGCTCAGTCCTTATCTTTGTTACCAAGAAAGCAAACTGTGAAGAACTGGCCACTAACCTGACACAGGAGGGCTACAGCATTGGCCTCCTGCATGGAGATATGGACCAGAGTGAGAGGAACAAGGTTATCAGTGACTTCAAGAAGAAGAACTTGCCCGTTCTGGTGGCCACTGATGTTGCTG CTCGTGGTCTGGACATCCCTTCCATCCGCACTGTGGTGAACTACGATGTGGCACGAGACatcgacacacacacgcacaggatTGGTCGAACAGGTCGTGCTGGAGAGAAGGGTGTAGCTTACACTCTTCTTACCAACAAAGACACCACATTCGCTGGAGACCTTGTGAGAAATCTGGAGGGAGCGAATCAATCTGTTTCTAAAGAACTGATGGATTTAGCCATGCAG AATCCATGGTTTAGGAAATCCAGATTCAAGGGGGGTAAAGGAAAGAGGCCAAATATTGGAGGAGGTGGTCTTGGTTACAGAGAGAGACCAGGCTTGGGGGCTGAAAGTTCT GAacgtagcagcagcagcagcagcttgttgtcTTCCGCTAGCAGCTTTGAGGGCTACAGCAAACCAGCTACTGGGGCGATGGGGGACCGCATGTCTGCAATGAAACAAGCCTTCCAG GCTCAGTATAAAAGCCACTTTGTGGCAGCGTCCAGCGGCCCTCCTAAGCTCAGCACAAAGTCTAACAGCTCGTCATGCTGGACCAGTGCTGGCAGTCTGAGCTCTGTGCCGACAGAGGCTGCTAATGGCTCAGAGAGGTCCCACTGTGCCACCTTGTCAATGTCCAACTTCACCAGTGCAGGCACCCTGAGCTCAGTGCCCACCAGTCAAACCAGTTCACAGCACAGCTTCCCTCAGCCTCTGCCTCCACCTCCGCCTCCACCTCCCTCACAGAGAGACGGCTCACGGGACAGACACAGTGAAGACCGTGGGCGCCATGGGGACAGTCACCACCGCCACAGTGACAGGAGCGACCGGCACAGCGGTGACGATCGCCACAGCGACCGAGATCGCCACGGAGACCGAGATCGTGACCGCTACGGAGACCGGGATCgccacagcagcagccgccACAGCGACAGTCGTAACGGAGATGGGAGCAGGAGggaaagagatgagaggaggagcgACAGAGACGGGGGAGACAGGGGGAGTGGGGAGGGAAGGGACAGGGAAGATGATAGCTTTGCTGTTCCTGAACCACCAAAACGTAGAAAGAGCAGGTGGgacaactaa
- the ddx42 gene encoding ATP-dependent RNA helicase DDX42 isoform X1: MNWNKGGPGIKRGFGFGGFSLAGKKEEPALPEKSQQFGPPGSSGGYGKNQQLPSFYKIGTKRANFDEENAYFEDDEEDSSSNVDLPYIPAENSPTRQQMQSGGGSDSEDDPLDAFMAEVESQAAKDMRKLEEKEKEKKSAKGIRDDIEEEDEQEAYFRYMAENPTAGLTLEEEEENIDYDSDGNPIAPATKKIILPLPPIDHSEIDYPPFEKNFYNEHEELINLTGIQVLELRQKLNLRVSGAAPPKPSTSFAHFTFDEQLMHQIRKSEYTQPTPIQCQGVPIALSGRDMIGIAKTGSGKTAAFIWPMLVHIMDQKELEAGEGPIAVIVCPTRELCQQIHAECKRFGKAYSLRSVAVYGGGSMWEQAKALQEGAEIVVCTPGRLIDHVKKKATSLQRVTYLVFDEADRMFDMGFEYQVRSIASHVRPDRQTLLFSATFRKKIERLARDILIDPIRVVQGDIGEANEDVTQVVEMLPSGTDKWAWLIRRLVEFTSSGSVLIFVTKKANCEELATNLTQEGYSIGLLHGDMDQSERNKVISDFKKKNLPVLVATDVAARGLDIPSIRTVVNYDVARDIDTHTHRIGRTGRAGEKGVAYTLLTNKDTTFAGDLVRNLEGANQSVSKELMDLAMQNPWFRKSRFKGGKGKRPNIGGGGLGYRERPGLGAESSERSSSSSSLLSSASSFEGYSKPATGAMGDRMSAMKQAFQAQYKSHFVAASSGPPKLSTKSNSSSCWTSAGSLSSVPTEAANGSERSHCATLSMSNFTSAGTLSSVPTSQTSSQHSFPQPLPPPPPPPPSQRDGSRDRHSEDRGRHGDSHHRHSDRSDRHSGDDRHSDRDRHGDRDRDRYGDRDRHSSSRHSDSRNGDGSRRERDERRSDRDGGDRGSGEGRDREDDSFAVPEPPKRRKSRWDN, translated from the exons ATGAACTGGAACAAAGGTGGTCCGGGTATCAAGCGGGGGTTTGGGTTTGGAGGATTTTCTCTTGCAGGGAAAAAAGAGGAACCCGCCCTCCCTGAAAAATCTCAACAGTTTGGACCCCCAGGATCAAGTGGGGGATATGGGAAGAACCAGCAGCTCCCGTCATTCTATAAAATAGGGACGAAAAGAGCAAATTTTGATGAGGAAAATGC GTATtttgaagatgatgaagaggattcCAGTAGCAATGTTGATCTACCATATATACCTGCAGAGAATTCGCCCACACGGCAGCAAATGCAGTCAGGTGGCGGCTCAGACAGTGAGGATGACCCACTGGATGCCTTCATGGCAGAGGTTGAG aGCCAAGCAGCAAAAGACATGAGGAAActagaggaaaaggaaaaagagaaaaagtcagCCAA GGGTATTCGCGATGACattgaagaagaagatgaacaA gAAGCCTACTTCCGCTACATGGCAGAGAATCCCACAGCCGGCCTGAccctggaggaagaggaggaaaacattGATTATGACAGTGACGGGAACCCAATTGCCCCTGCCACCAAGAAAATCATCTTGCCCCTTCCTCCTATTGACCACTCTGAG ATTGATTATCCACCATTTGAGAAAAACTTCTACAATGAGCACGAGGAGCTAATCAACCTGACTGGAATTCAAGTGTTGGAACTAAGGCAGAAACTGAACTTGCGA GTATCTGGTGCTGCCCCTCCAAAACCTTCCACCAGCTTCGCCCACTTCACCTTTGATGAGCAGCTAATGCACCAAATCCGCAAGTCTGAGTACACTCAGCCCACACCAATTCAGTGCCAG GGTGTGCCTATAGCTCTGTCTGGACGTGACATGATTGGTATTGCAAAAACTGGCAGTGGTAAAACTGCAGCTTTTATATGGCCAATGCTGGTTCATATCATGGACCAGAAGGAGTTGGAAGCAGGAGAAGGGCCCATCGCAGTTATCGTGTGTCCCACCAGAGAACTTTGTCAGCAG ATCCATGCAGAATGTAAACGCTTTGGAAAAGCCTACTCATTGCGTTCTGTGGCAGTTTATGGAGGAGGAAGCATGTGGGAGCAAGCCAAAGCTCTGCAGGAGGGGGCAGAGATCGTGGTGTGCACTCCG ggTCGTCTCATTGACCATGTAAAAAAGAAGGCCACGTCCCTGCAGAGAGTGACCTACCTGGTGTTTGATGAGGCTGATCGCATGTTTGATATGGGCTTTG AATATCAGGTTAGGTCTATCGCTAGCCATGTCCGCCCTGACAGACAGA CTCTTTTGTTCAGTGCTACTTTTCGAAAGAAGATTGAAAGGCTGGCCAGAGATATCTTGATAGATCCTATCCGTGTGGTGCAGGGAGACATCGGAGAG GCAAATGAGGATGTGACCCAGGTCGTTGAGATGCTGCCCAGCGGGACAGATAAATGGGCCTGGCTGATCCGGCGGCTCGTCGAGTTTACCTCGTCCGGCTCAGTCCTTATCTTTGTTACCAAGAAAGCAAACTGTGAAGAACTGGCCACTAACCTGACACAGGAGGGCTACAGCATTGGCCTCCTGCATGGAGATATGGACCAGAGTGAGAGGAACAAGGTTATCAGTGACTTCAAGAAGAAGAACTTGCCCGTTCTGGTGGCCACTGATGTTGCTG CTCGTGGTCTGGACATCCCTTCCATCCGCACTGTGGTGAACTACGATGTGGCACGAGACatcgacacacacacgcacaggatTGGTCGAACAGGTCGTGCTGGAGAGAAGGGTGTAGCTTACACTCTTCTTACCAACAAAGACACCACATTCGCTGGAGACCTTGTGAGAAATCTGGAGGGAGCGAATCAATCTGTTTCTAAAGAACTGATGGATTTAGCCATGCAG AATCCATGGTTTAGGAAATCCAGATTCAAGGGGGGTAAAGGAAAGAGGCCAAATATTGGAGGAGGTGGTCTTGGTTACAGAGAGAGACCAGGCTTGGGGGCTGAAAGTTCT GAacgtagcagcagcagcagcagcttgttgtcTTCCGCTAGCAGCTTTGAGGGCTACAGCAAACCAGCTACTGGGGCGATGGGGGACCGCATGTCTGCAATGAAACAAGCCTTCCAG GCTCAGTATAAAAGCCACTTTGTGGCAGCGTCCAGCGGCCCTCCTAAGCTCAGCACAAAGTCTAACAGCTCGTCATGCTGGACCAGTGCTGGCAGTCTGAGCTCTGTGCCGACAGAGGCTGCTAATGGCTCAGAGAGGTCCCACTGTGCCACCTTGTCAATGTCCAACTTCACCAGTGCAGGCACCCTGAGCTCAGTGCCCACCAGTCAAACCAGTTCACAGCACAGCTTCCCTCAGCCTCTGCCTCCACCTCCGCCTCCACCTCCCTCACAGAGAGACGGCTCACGGGACAGACACAGTGAAGACCGTGGGCGCCATGGGGACAGTCACCACCGCCACAGTGACAGGAGCGACCGGCACAGCGGTGACGATCGCCACAGCGACCGAGATCGCCACGGAGACCGAGATCGTGACCGCTACGGAGACCGGGATCgccacagcagcagccgccACAGCGACAGTCGTAACGGAGATGGGAGCAGGAGggaaagagatgagaggaggagcgACAGAGACGGGGGAGACAGGGGGAGTGGGGAGGGAAGGGACAGGGAAGATGATAGCTTTGCTGTTCCTGAACCACCAAAACGTAGAAAGAGCAGGTGGgacaactaa